Proteins from a genomic interval of Nerophis lumbriciformis linkage group LG01, RoL_Nlum_v2.1, whole genome shotgun sequence:
- the ncoa6 gene encoding nuclear receptor coactivator 6 isoform X3 gives MAHRGTSPQLSHRTEDPEQDDDSDRDSGVGDDAESCHGSPVNVQDGDSHQYDTEERHRGEEDFTVFVAFQGNMEDEDFMNKLDTVLSGLPNMLDMESNKLHPQHVEPWNSVRVTFNIPRDAAERLRLLAQNNQQQLRDLGILSVQIEGEGAINVAGGPNRGQEVRVNGPIGAPGQMRMDVGFPGQPGPGMRMTNPSMVPPSPAMPGQALVPGGSGQMHPRLSRPSSQTDVMDPMMPGMSVQQQQLQHQQAGPLGPIPPQAAHHMQAGRPINPAALQQLQQQHHQQQQAQQQAQLSQLGPRHPFNPSGQMAMPPGWTPSGMLQTPAAQGGPGWRKPPPQAQMVQRPPSLVTVQTPSHPPPPYPFGSQQAGQVFNAIGQGQLQQQQQAGMGQFAAPQPKVPQVGPGGIVGPPRPPPTLPPTSGQQGNLTAKSPGSSSSPFQQSSPGTPPMMAQRPTTPQGFPQGIGSPGRAALNQQGTMQQGFIGMPQHGQPGTQVHPGMPKRPMGFPNPNFSQGQVSANTPGTPSQGSSQQLQSSQTLTHTGVQQSSSTPNSMQGPPHVQPNVMGVQSGMAGQSPGTATGPSMTQQQQPGLQNQMMGLQHQAQPVSSSPSQVVQGQGGGQTVLSRPLSQGQRGGMTPPKQMMPQQGQGVIHGQGQMVGGQGHQAMVLHQQQQQQQQQQNSMMEQMVASQMQGNKQAFVGKMPPGVMPGQMMRGPSPNVPGNMAQFQGQVGPQQMTPQQQQQMAHLQQQQLQQQQQHQLQHQQQIQQQHHHHQQMNQQQPQQVPLTGNPNQVMGMHGQQMRLPAGHPLIQQQLQQQQLQQQQKQQQQVVMQQQQQASQPHPLGDPNSGTGDLGVQQMVPDMQVQQPQGMMGGPQQMQMGNGHFAGHGMNFNSQFPGQVPLGGPCAQTGGFPVSKDVTLTSPLLVNLLQSDISASQFGPGGKAGGGNQVKPKKKKPARKKKPKDGEGPQQGEALGGLDVTGTMEDSELQNLGGEQSLGLDNSGHNRPAGFPGQPGDQRVLQQVPMQFMQQQLQQQQQQHQQQLQQQQQQQQMQHMQQQQMQQQQQQQFQQQQQLQQQQQQQLQQQQQMQQQMQQLQMQGLQNAQGMTGPQATGQGQPQIHPHQLQPQQQGQQQHLQQQQMLMMLKMQQEQKNRMSIAPGGQLPPRGIGNQPDAQRLPVSQQGNLPAMISLQGHAGLAQSPDKARGMPLIINPQLASAARRMSLPDSAQGPQGTGSEETASGIHQKPDRPSGPEIGMQPGNGAQQMIANQGPTSHVTKQGPVAPSVAQHTGASPQQQLPTQPQQGGPMSGIHFPNVPTTSQSSRPKTPNRASPRPYHHPLTPTNRPPSTEPSEINLSPERLNASIAGLFPPKINIPLPPRQSNLNRGFDQQGLNPTTLKAIGQAPPNLNLPGNNSNNVSGGNNANSTQPFLTGTGGGTKQDKQSGGQSKRASPSNSRRSSPASSRKSATPSPGRQKGTKVTITCPPQPQQLVSPQGQTMMLSPTSVTPNAVSLASQLSGSMETHQTQSTFHGLPEGVRESNLTTTADQRPMSQSQPVRDLSAPRMTSPRLPTVQQPKSDLELQAGAVDRQPTHKAPLQDSEGSISVRSAPTSLNQLLDNSMLHRPVHGSTVRDVLGKDSSKLSVNSDRQLHSNIQSADMQASAPSAPLNESEAKLKPAVSTPFHSHNMNPSTNMTFNSTHSRTPNPLSSPGVTSNLNVNTTLSPNFSNTNVAQSVSTSPITSTHTNLSLAVSASSNVNSSLSQTSVTLKPGMGPKPITSVHSVIQIPASSSSISPNQITVFVTPNPITSATTSQVAASKVPTMVALPNKNIRPQDIRHQAPVPRPPQFITTTPVFINPIFQVPTVSSNSTVVSQSVTMVGPIQMSTTNIQLSTAPSASQSLGGNITTSPLARSTVGQLPTSVSSSTPIGAPSVPQQITHGTLKIENRSEATSAQKSSPPASQQSYSSPSASSSFQPTIVSPPPCSSPSTLRKGPMSHSFTAQLKSKLTQVTTALSTTADSQIPAQSSVVAAPPHVMPVVAHTTVAGPNITTQAVSSYMTVPGQISVPTQASLPSTSASVSNLTHAVTSQNPLVTVVGVTTAVSSATLLSTVTPVQNPVPSVAPIVAVPGSIQDAPPTNSSPLASVSGVPLSQAGPLSFEPTITQVVTPAETINTIPDSIHPEASEEPVVSEKTSEEALTGPDQGAAVEKPKGPSRRSSRAEKEVEEEPIADSGVRKRSARPGTNAAVKETGASPTQAKRRKSK, from the exons GAGAGGGGGCCATCAATGTTGCAGGGGGACCAAATCGTGGGCAAGAAGTTAGAGTTAACGGACCAATTGGAGCACCTGGCCAGATGAGAATGGATGTTGGTTTTCCAGGACAGCCTGGTCCAG GAATGAGGATGACCAATCCTTCGATGGTCCCCCCAAGCCCAGCGATGCCAGGTCAGGCACTAGTACCAGGTGGCAGTGGACAGATGCATCCACGTCTTTCAAGACCGTCATCACAAACAG ATGTCATGGATCCAATGATGCCAGGCATGTCAGTTCAGCAGCAACAACTTCAACACCAACAGGCTGGTCCCCTTGGTCCCATTCCTCCCCAGGCTGCCCATCATATGCAGGCTGGAAGACCAATCAACCCTGCTGCTTTGCAACAGCTTCAGCAACAACATCATCAACAGCAACAAGCTCAACAGCAAGCACAGCTCTCTCAACTTGGACCCAGACATCCATTCAATCCATCGGGCCAGATGGCAATGCCTCCTGGTTGGACCCCCTCTGGAATGCTTCAGACACCAGCTGCCCAAGGAGGCCCTGGCTGGAGGAAGCCTCCACCTCAAGCCCAGATGGTTCAAAGACCTCCTTCTCTTGTCACAGTTCAGACGCCCAGTCACCCTCCACCACCTTATCCATTTGGTAGCCAGCAGGCAGGTCAGGTATTTAATGCAATTGGACAGGGGCAGTTGCAGCAGCAACAGCAGGCAGGAATGGGTCAGTTTGCTGCCCCCCAGCCTAAAGTACCACAGGTTGGCCCTGGAGGTATTGTTGGGCCACCTCGACCTCCTCCAACCCTTCCACCGACATCTGGCCAACAGGGAAATCTCACTGCCAAGTCCCCAGGGTCCTCATCATCTCCTTTTCAGCAGAGTTCTCCTGGTACTCCCCCCATGATGGCTCAGAGGCCTACAACACCACAGGGTTTTCCTCAGGGTATTGGCTCACCAGGAAGAGCAGCCCTCAACCAACAAGGTACCATGCAACAAGGATTTATAGGAATGCCCCAACATGGACAACCTGGAACACAAGTTCATCCTG GTATGCCAAAGCGGCCTATGGGCTTCCCAAACCCAAACTTTTCTCAAGGTCAGGTGAGCGCTAATACTCCAGGAACCCCCAGTCAAGGATCCAGTCAGCAGCTACAGAGTAGCCAAACAttgacacacacag GAGTTCAGCAGTCCTCTTCGACACCAAATTCAATGCAAGGCCCACCACATGTCCAACCCAATGTTATGGGCGTACAAAGTGGCATGGCAGGTCAGTCCCCTGGCACAGCTACTGGGCCTAGCATGACCCAGCAGCAGCAgccaggccttcagaatcaaatgATGGGCCTCCAGCATCAGGCCCAACCCGTGTCCTCGTCCCCCAGCCAGGTGGTTCAAGGCCAGGGTGGAGGTCAGACTGTCCTCTCAAGGCCTCTCAGTCAAGGGCAGAGGGGAGGGATGACCCCACCCAAGCAAATGATGCCTCAGCAAGGCCAGGGGGTGATTCATGGGCAGGGTCAGATGGTTGGAGGTCAAGGGCATCAGGCAATGGTCCTGCATCAGCagcaacaacagcagcagcaacagCAAAATTCCATGATGGAACAAATGGTTGCAAGTCAAATGCAAGGCAACAAACAGGCGTTTGTAGGGAAAATGCCTCCTGGGGTCATGCCTGGCCAGATGATGCGTGGTCCCTCACCAAATGTTCCAGGAAACATGGCTCAGTTTCAGGGCCAGGTTGGCCCGCAGCAGATGACTccacaacagcagcagcaaatggcTCATCTTCAACAGCAGCAGTTACAACAGCAACAGCAGCATCAATTACAACATCAGCAACAGATTCAGCAgcaacaccaccaccaccagcaGATGAACCAGCAGCAGCCTCAGCAGGTGCCACTTACTGGCAATCCTAATCAAGTAATGGGCATGCATGGACAACAAATGAGGCTCCCTGCTGGTCACCCTCTTATTCAACAGCAGTTGCAACAGCAGCAGTTACAGCAGCAGCAAAAACAGCAGCAGCAAGTGGTGATGCAGCAGCAGCAACAGGCTTCTCAACCACATCCGTTGGGAGATCCCAATAGCGGAACTGGCGATTTGGGGGTCCAACAGATGGTCCCTGATATGCAGGTACAGCAGCCACAAGGCATGATGGGGGGCCCACAGCAAATGCAAATGGGAAATGGACACTTTGCAGGTCATGGCATGAACTTTAACTCACAATTCCCGGGTCAGGTTCCATTGGGGGGACCTTGTGCACAGACAGGTGGTTTTCCTGTCAGTAAAGATGTAACATTGACAAGCCCGCTGTTGGTAAATCTACTGCAGAGTGATATCTCAGCCAGCCAGTTTGGACCAGGTGGAAAAGCAGGTGGGGGTAACCAGGTCAAACCGAAAAAGAAGAAACCTGCACGAAAGAAGAAGCCCAAAGATGGAGAAGGACCCCAGCAAGGAGAGGCGCTAGG TGGTCTTGATGTGACTGGTACTATGGAGGATTCTGAACTGCAAAATTTAGGTGGTGAACAGAGTTTGGGCCTGGATAACTCGGGCCACAATAGGCCTGCAG GTTTTCCTGGCCAACCTGGTGATCAAAGAGTATTACAGCAGGTACCAATGCAGTTTATGCAACAGcagctgcaacaacaacaacaacaacatcaacagcagctgcaacagcagcagcagcaacaacaaatgcagcacatgcaacaacaacaaatgcaacaacaacagcagcagcaatTTCAACAGCAGCAGCAATTACAACAGCAACAGCAGCAGCAACTACAACAGCAGCAGCAGATGCAACAGCAGATGCAACAGTTGCAGATGCAAGGCCTTCAGAATGCTCAAGGGATGACAGGACCTCAAGCTACAGGTCAAGGCCAACCCCAAATACACCCTCATCAGCTGCAGCCGCAGCAGCAAGGTCAGCAACAACATCTGCAACAACAG CAGATGCTGATGATGCTTAAGATGCAGCAAGAGCAGAAAAATCGCATGTCCATCGCCCCAGGAGGTCAGCTCCCTCCTCGTGGCATTGGCAATCAACCTGACGCGCAGAGACTTCCTGTGTCACAGCAAGGGAACTTGCCTGCAATGATCAGCCTTCAAGGACATGCAGGATTAGCACAATCGCCTGATAAAGCTAGAGGGATGCCCCTGATCATAAATCCTCAG CTTGCGAGTGCTGCACGGAGAATGTCACTTCCTGATTCAGCACAGGGCCCCCAAGGAACAGGTTCTGAGGAGACCGCTTCTGGGATCCACCAAAAACCGGACAGGCCAAGTGGTCCCGAAATTGGCATGCAGCCTGGAAATGGGGCCCAACAGATGATTGCTAACCAGGGTCCCACCTCACATGTGACGAAGCAAGGCCCTGTTGCACCGTCAGTGGCCCAGCACACTGGGGCCAGTCCCCAACAACAGTTACCGACTCAGCCTCAACAAGGAGGACCTATGTCTGGCATTCATTTCCCCAATGTCCCCACAACTTCCCAAAGTTCCAGACCAAAAACTCCCAACAGGGCCAGCCCCAGACCATACCATCACCCCCTCACCCCAACTAATCGTCCCCCTAGCACTGAGCCCTCTGAAATCAATCTTTCCCCAGAAAGGCTCAATGCTTCAATTGCTGGGCTATTTCCGCCTAAAATAAACATTCCTCTGCCTCCTAGGCAGTCTAACTTAAACAGAGGGTTTGATCAGCAAGGGCTTAACCCAACAACTTTGAAAGCCATTGGACAGGCACCTCCAAACTTAAATTTACCAGGCAACAACAGCAACAATGTAAGTGGTGGAAACAACGCTAACAGTACTCAGCCTTTTCTTACTGGTACTGGAGGAGGCACTAAACAGGACAAACAGTCTGGAGGACAAAGTAAAAGGGCAAGTCCAAGCAACAGTCGTAGGTCAAGTCCAGCTTCTAGTCGTAAGTCAGCTACACCAAGTCCTGGAAGACAAAAGGGGACAAAAGTAACCATCACCTGCCCTCCACAACCTCAACAACTGGTCAGCCCTCAGGGGCAAACTATGATGCTAAGCCCTACCTCAGTAACCCCAAATGCAGTATCTTTAGCTTCACAATTGAGTGGTAGCATGGAGACACATCAGACTCAGAGTACCTTCCATGGTTTACCTGAGGGAGTCAGAGAAAGTAACTTAACGACAACAGCAGACCAACGTCCAATGTCTCAGTCTCAGCCTGTGAGGGATCTATCAGCTCCTAGAATGACAAGTCCTCGTCTCCCCACTGTTCAGCAGCCTAAATCTGACTTGGAGCTGCAGGCTGGGGCAGTAGATAGACAGCCAACACACAAAGCACCTTTGCAAGACTCTGAGGGATCAATTTCTGTCAGATCTGCTCCTACTTccctcaaccagctattggacAACAGTATGCTCCACCGGCCTGTGCATGGCAGTACAGTTAGGGATGTTCTTGGAAAAGACAGTTCCAAGTTGTCTGTGAATTCAGATAGACAACTTCACAGTAATATTCAGAGTGCAGACATGCAAGCCTCTGCTCCTTCTGCACCTCTTAATGAATCGGAAGCTAAACTTAAACCTGCTGTTTCAACCCCTTTTCACAGTCACAACATGAATCCGAGTACAAACATGACTTTCAATAGCACTCACAGTCGTACGCCAAACCCTTTGTCCTCTCCTGGTGTCACTTCCAATCTAAATGTAAATACCACCCTTTCTCCAAACTTTAGTAACACTAATGTTGCCCAGAGTGTAAGCACCAGCCCAATTACTTCAACTCACACCAATCTTTCTTTAGCAGTTAGTGCCAGTTCGAACGTCAATTCTAGCCTTAGCCAAACCAGTGTGACTCTCAAACCTGGCATGGGCCCTAAACCTATAACAAGTGTTCACTCGGTTATACAAATTCCTGCTTCGTCTAGTTCTATTTCTCCAAACCAGATCACTGTATTTGTTACACCTAACCCCATCACTTCTGCCACAACATCTCAAGTTGCTGCATCTAAGGTCCCCACAATGGTAGCACTCCCAAACAAGAATATTCGGCCACAGGATATCCGGCATCAGGCACCTGTCCCTCGACCACCTCAGTTTATCACCACTACCCCTGTTTTTATTAACCCGATTTTTCAAGTACCGACTGTGTCATCCAATTCCACAGTAGTATCTCAGTCAGTCACCATGGTGGGACCTATCCAAATGTCTACTACTAATATCCAACTTTCTACTGCCCCAAGCGCCTCACAGTCTTTAGGAGGGAACATAACCACCTCTCCTCTTGCCCGAAGCACTGTTGGACAGCTTCCAACTAGTGTGTCCTCATCCACCCCAATTGGTGCCCCCTCAGTTCCTCAGCAAATCACTCATGGGACTCTTAAAATAGAGAATCGAAGTGAAGCAACTTCTGCTCAGAAGTCAAGTCCCCCAGCCAGTCAGCAATCATATTCGAGCCCTTCAGCATCATCATCCTTTCAGCCTACCATTGTCTCTCCTCCTCCCTGCTCAAGTCCAAGCACACTTAGAAAGGGCCCCATGTCTCATTCTTTCACTGCCCAATTGAAAAGTAAGCTGACACAGGTAACCACAGCTCTCTCTACAACAGCTGATTCCCAGATACCTGCCCAGTCCTCCGTTGTGGCAGCTCCACCCCATGTCATGCCTGTAGTGGCTCACACCACTGTTGCTGGGCCAAACATTACTACACAAGCAGTCTCCTCCTATATGACAGTTCCTGGTCAGATTTCTGTTCCTACCCAGGCTTCCTTGCCTAGTACTTCAGCTTCGGTCTCAAATCTCACACACGCTGTGACTTCTCAGAATCCCCTTGTCACTGTAGTTGGTGTGACCACTGCAGTCTCCTCAGCCACCTTACTCTCTACAGTCACCCCTGTTCAAAATCCAGTACCATCTGTTGCTCCAATTGTTGCTGTGCCTGGATCTATTCAGGATGCCCCACCTACAAATTCATCTCCTCTTGCTAGTGTCAGTGGAGTTCCTCTTTCTCAGGCTGGACCTCTGTCTTTTGAGCCTACCATTACACAAGTGGTGACTCCTGCTGAAACTATAAATACCATACCAG ATTCTATCCATCCAGAAGCTTCAGAAGAGCCTGTTGTCAGTGAGAAGACAA GTGAAGAGGCCTTGACAGGTCCTGATCAGGG AGCTGCTGTGGAGAAACCCAAGGGGCCGAGCAGACGCAGCTCCCGCGCAGAGAAAGAAGTGGAGGAGGAGCCAATTGCCGACAGCGGTGTTCGGAAGAGATCAGCCCGGCCAGGGACAAATGCTGCTGTAAAAG AAACTGGAGCCAGCCCCACACAGGCCAAACGAAGGAAGTCGAAATAG